A region of the Euwallacea similis isolate ESF13 chromosome 10, ESF131.1, whole genome shotgun sequence genome:
CCAGGTACGTGGCAGGGCACCCTGTTTCCGGTACAAGGAGGGACGTGAATCAAAGCTATCATCAAGGATTGAACAGCGGTCTCTACAGAAAGAAGTCGGAAATTCTTGAAGGTCCATTaatccgttttttttttgtatcaccAAACCAGTCTGAATGGTCATTTGTAGGTCTCTACCAGTATCAAGCCGACTAGAACCTTCACTTCACGCTTGAAAGCTGAAATGAACATTAATTTGTTAGTTAAATTTACGGATAATTAATAAAggaatttgtattaaaataatggTCAAACACGCAAATCCTCTTTGGGTCATACATTTACATAACCGCAAACCACGTACAATATAATTCCACCGAAAACCCCCTGAGGGGAGCTTTAATTAAGTATTATATTCATTAGttatttaaatcttaaatGCCATATAAGAAGAAACATAGATTAATGCATTGAAAAAACCCATAACACTCCAGAATACCAATTAATTTATGATTGTTTACTAGCGGAGGAAAATTCCTTGTCAAGGCAAATGAGTGGGAAAACGACAACGCTGCAACcctcttttgtttttattgtactCGGGACGTTAGGGGTCTCCTCTGTCATGTGATTGGAGTCTAAGTGAAAGGAGAAATTAACGTTTGTTTTGCTGCCGTAATGATTTACCACGCAAGATTGTCAAGCCTCAGAGATAATATGATTTTAATTACCGTGAAATCTTTAACTGCATACTCATAATATAATAGTTTTAGTTGTTTAATCAGTACATGTATTAATAGCCCATTAGTACTCGAGTTacttacaatatttttccgcCTATTCGTGGCAGTATTGCTGGCAGCATGCGAGTAgcctattttaaaaatttaaacccgATGATAGTGACAGAACCATGGCATTAAACAGGAAGGCAGataacaaaaactaaatttttacagtttatCTCTCTCTTTTGAGTAACCGCAAAGTAGGCAGACAATACTGCGTTTATTGACTCTGTGtttccttgttaaaataattattgaaaaatagagCGTTAAACTGAACTATTAAAAGTGGATTTTATATACATCAAAGAAACGTGTTCATAGTCAGTTGAAGGAAAAACATTTAAGAATACTATCTGTGGCTGGATGTTTGCGGGAAATCCCACTTCGCTAATTTAATTATCGAACGCTAATCGCTCAAGCATATAGCTAGTGAAAAAACAAGCGCAAAAACCCATGTGAATAAGTTAGAAAAAGACgtccaaaaaaatacaatagcCGCTGTCAGAAAGTCGTGACCGGTTCATCTCACTCGGCGGCATATATATACCAGTTTTTGCGATTCAAAGTACCATATAGTACCATTATGTTGTACTTGGTACCTCTTATTCTGGCGGTCCTCGCCCCAATAGGACGAGGGGGCATCGTGTACTTAATCGATGATATTCACGATCATAAATCAACTGAAAATCACCAGGACCAGAGTAACGTTATCCCTAAGAGTGGCGACGGGGTGAAACGCGGAGTGTTGTTGACAAATCCGATTGACGAGGACAAAGCCGGAGATGGGGTATATTTTAGACCGGAAAGTGGAACTCCGGTTCAGGATGGACAGGTATGatacatttattattactttttttgagaCGCTCTATTCGTGTTTCTGGCTCGTAACTTGCCCCCTCCAATTGAACTAGTGACCCACTATTTGGacattctgtatattattCCGACTTATTTGAGGGCAAACCAACTTTTGGAATTGCCTATGGTGCATTAACAgcctataaattttttttagaacactgcgtattaaactaaaacattttcagcGTCTTATAGCTAAACCAACTCGAAGTAAAAGATCCTATGGCTCCGGAGGATCGAGTGGAGGAGGATATGGTGGTGGTTACGGAGGAGGTTTCGGAGGAGGCGGTGGTGGTGGTGGAGGTGGTGGTTTCGGAGGAGGGGGCGGATTCGGCGCAGGGGGCGGCGGAGGATTGGGCGGCCTTGGTACTTTACTCGCAGGCCTTGGAAGTGGCAAAGGAGGCGGCAGTGGAGgtattacataaattaaattgaaattgagaatatcaaaGGGGAATTTGCAGGTGGGTTTGGGGGCGGCAATAGTGGCGCTTACAGCGGAAGCTTTGGCGGTAGTTCTGGAGGCCATGGTGGTGGCGGGTTAGGAGGAGGTCAAGGCGGCGGATTAGGAGGAGGTCAAGGCGGCGGATTAGGAGGGGGCCAAGGAGGCGGATTGGGAGGAGGTTATGGAGGCAGTGGAGGCTTCGGCGGAGGAAATGGTTTAGGCGGGGGTCATGGCGGAGGCGCTGGTGACAACAGTGGTGGGGCTACTGGTagatcaaattattattaccccaaaaagttattttgtcAATTATCCGCATCAAATAGGCAGCGTAGTGATTTTGGGTGGAGGTGAAAAGGGTGGTGGCGGTGGCTTTGGAGGATCAAATGGAGGCGGACATGGTCAATCAAGTGGAGGTGGATATGGCGGATCAAGTGGGGGTGGTTATGGCGGATCCGGTGGAGGAGGATTTAGCGGAGCCGGAGGCCACGGAGGAGGAGGAGGTCTTGGAGGAGGAGGTGGATACGGAGGAGGAAGCTCGTcaggtaaataaattaacgattttaattattaacaatcaaagaaactattttcttttctttcagGTGCATTAATATTAGGCGAAGGAGGCTCTGGTGGAGGTCTGGGCGGTGGTTTAGGAGGCGGATATGGAGGCGGGTCTGGGGGTGCTGGAGGTATTTGTTATTTCACATTAAATTTGGAACAACTTGAATTTGAATGTGTTTTCAGGGTTTGGCGGCAGCGGTGGTTATGGAGGTGGAGGAGGAACTAGTGGTACttaacattaaaacaaaaatttaaaaatttactgtttttttccGTAGGTTTTGACGGGGGCAAAGGTGGTAGCGGCGGTTTTGGCGGCAGTGGTGGCTACGGCGGCGGTAATGCCGGAGGCTTTGGCGGAGGTTCGAAATCATCACAAtcatttcgaaatttttggtatatttGGGTTGTTCTAGGCGGCCGTGGAGGACTAGGTGGTGGTGGAGGAGTAGGTGGCGGAGGCAGTGGCCATCATAGAGGTGGCGGTGGTGCCTACGGCCCTGGAGGCGGCGGAGGATGCGGGGGAGGGTGTGACGGAGGAGACGGTGGTGGAAAAGGAGGCGCATATGCCTCTGCCAGCGCATCGGCTTCAGCCAAAGCTGGAAGCTAGTGAGTTTCCGCTCTAAGGTGGCAATACCgctttcatttaatattttttattatttcagcGGCAAATAAAGACAGCGGCGAGCGATAAATTTGTGATAATAATGATTGTATGTTTTGTgtgaataaagttttattataaagaAACTTAATAAACTTAATTGATTAATAATGAAGACTTGACTTAGTTATAGTTCTAGTTGGATATTTCGTACAGTCACTGTTCATTATCTGATTGTCTAATAACCggttgtttaaataaaattttccgcGTCAAAACGAAGGCTAAAAGCGTTTACCAACtagtttaatttctttcttttgtgACGACAGAGAGGGGAGGGTCGTATTTGTTGTCTTTATACCTCGTCAGTTTGATTAAAACCTCTCTGGAACGCATTATGAAAATCAGTTCTGCAAAGAGTTCTTCTTCGAGCTCGTAATTTTGCATATCTCTGGCCACGTATACTTCCAGGCATTTCTGTAATAACATTTCTATACATAAACACCAACGACGCCAACCAACAAACCTGCATTATTAACTCAGAGTTGGGCAGATCTTCGATCCAAATATTACCAATCTTAACGCGACAACTCCGGATTATACCGATCACCATCATGAAGTACAACAAGTAAAGTCCGagaattctgaaaaatttctaGAGTCCTAAGTATAGTTCCATATAAAATCTTACCCGCTCTGCGTAATATAGTTAATAGCGCTTGGAAATACTCTCTCGTTGAAGGTGTACATCACTAAAATGTCACATCTATTATGGACCAAATCtttcaagtaataaaaataattgtcatCATCATCTGTGCAGTCTTCAGCGATATGCCACCACATCTCCCCTTCAGGGTCAAACTGAAGGGAGGCCACTAAGTTCCTCTCAATCCTCGGGTCTGCAGGTATATCAGCGTCATCATCATCTTCTTTACTTCCATCTAGTTCTTTAAATTGCTCGTAAATTTCCGGGTCTGTAGAGAGTTGGTTATGGAATGTTATAAAAAAGAATGTTGAAGAAATTACGTCCAAGTTCTCCCATGATGGTCAGAGGACGTGGCTCTGCCTCTTTAGTAATGAAGAGGAATTTGGGGAAAATCAAGGGTAGCCACGTAGAGCTGTTTAAGGTTTTATTGGATTGCAAAATGGTGATAAGGTTCTGCCGATGAACATTAGGCAATGGCGGTATTCGGGACATCTGTCCGAACGTTCTTTGAACTTTGTGATTGCCGTGCCCTATGTGGGTATAGCTGATTTCTATTCGGAATGTGAAGGGTTCGTCTATAGGAACCATAATTACCAACACTTCAAACaaaatccaaagaaacaagaaaGTGAAATTCTCATACTTGACATTACGTCCTTCATGAGCTCTTTGAGGTTACCCGGAGACACCTTCCACTTGGTCAAACTATGGGCAGACCACGTAACTACTACCACATCTGAGGGTTGAAAAGCTCCAAAAATCTCCTCCGATGATTGGATGTTTCTGAAGGTACTTGTTAAGTTCTTGTAGTCTTCCTGAGATAAGCTACAACCGCAATGCATGGACTTatgtaatatacagggtggtcgcTTGAAGACACTCTGTTCTAGATACTTAAGAATAAAGGCAAAGAAGCTGTTAGATACAACCTCTTTTTCTCCTT
Encoded here:
- the LOC136411783 gene encoding uncharacterized protein isoform X2, with product MLYLVPLILAVLAPIGRGGIVYLIDDIHDHKSTENHQDQSNVIPKSGDGVKRGVLLTNPIDEDKAGDGVYFRPESGTPVQDGQRLIAKPTRSKRSYGSGGSSGGGYGGGYGGGFGGGGGGGGGGGFGGGGGFGAGGGGGLGGLGTLLAGLGSGKGGGSGGGFGGGNSGAYSGSFGGSSGGHGGGGLGGGQGGGLGGGQGGGLGGGQGGGLGGGYGGSGGFGGGNGLGGGHGGGAGDNSGGATGSVVILGGGEKGGGGGFGGSNGGGHGQSSGGGYGGSSGGGYGGSGGGGFSGAGGHGGGGGLGGGGGYGGGSSSGALILGEGGSGGGLGGGLGGGYGGGSGGAGGFGGSGGYGGGGGTSFDGGKGGSGGFGGSGGYGGGNAGGFGGGGRGGLGGGGGVGGGGSGHHRGGGGAYGPGGGGGCGGGCDGGDGGGKGGAYASASASASAKAGSYGK
- the LOC136411783 gene encoding uncharacterized protein isoform X1 → MLYLVPLILAVLAPIGRGGIVYLIDDIHDHKSTENHQDQSNVIPKSGDGVKRGVLLTNPIDEDKAGDGVYFRPESGTPVQDGQRLIAKPTRSKRSYGSGGSSGGGYGGGYGGGFGGGGGGGGGGGFGGGGGFGAGGGGGLGGLGTLLAGLGSGKGGGSGGGFGGGNSGAYSGSFGGSSGGHGGGGLGGGQGGGLGGGQGGGLGGGQGGGLGGGYGGSGGFGGGNGLGGGHGGGAGDNSGGATGSVVILGGGEKGGGGGFGGSNGGGHGQSSGGGYGGSSGGGYGGSGGGGFSGAGGHGGGGGLGGGGGYGGGSSSGALILGEGGSGGGLGGGLGGGYGGGSGGAGGFGGSGGYGGGGGTSGFDGGKGGSGGFGGSGGYGGGNAGGFGGGGRGGLGGGGGVGGGGSGHHRGGGGAYGPGGGGGCGGGCDGGDGGGKGGAYASASASASAKAGSYGK